The Burkholderiales bacterium genome includes a window with the following:
- a CDS encoding amidase — MNALHARSLAELAPALASGHLRAHELAHALIARIAATDAGVRAWAHVDRSIALDAAARLDDTPVGARGGAFGLPLGVKDIIDTEEWPTELGSPIAAGRRPGEDAACVGRWRAAGGLVLGKTATTEFAYMHPAATANPWNARHTPGGSSSGSAAAVALGQVPAALGTQTNGSIIRPAAYCGVVGFKPTVGLVPFDGVHVFSPTLDTLGTFARSVVDTAIVVHTLAPAMPRGVAASRPPRLAFIHRFPWTAPVEDGGALDHAANHLRRAGADVVAAAMPDALADGRDVHRAIMLSEGARALGSLQSRERARMSATLNAGLDEGRTVSVEAHLHALAARRAMIAAAVSWLADYDALMAPSAPSPAPEGLAATGDPSCCTFASLMGFPAITIPIGHGANGLPVGMQLVARGGEDAALLGVAAWCESRLPRWRGLV, encoded by the coding sequence ATGAACGCGCTCCACGCGAGATCCCTCGCGGAACTCGCCCCCGCGCTGGCGTCCGGGCATCTGCGGGCGCACGAACTGGCGCACGCGCTCATCGCGCGAATCGCCGCCACCGACGCCGGCGTGCGCGCATGGGCGCACGTCGACCGCAGCATCGCGCTCGACGCCGCGGCCCGGCTCGACGACACGCCGGTCGGCGCGCGCGGAGGGGCGTTCGGGCTGCCGCTCGGCGTGAAGGACATCATCGACACCGAGGAGTGGCCGACCGAGCTGGGCTCGCCGATCGCCGCGGGACGGCGCCCCGGCGAGGACGCCGCCTGCGTCGGGCGTTGGCGGGCAGCGGGCGGTCTCGTGCTCGGCAAGACGGCGACCACCGAGTTCGCCTACATGCATCCGGCCGCGACCGCGAACCCGTGGAACGCGCGCCACACGCCGGGCGGATCGTCGTCGGGATCCGCGGCGGCGGTGGCCCTCGGACAGGTGCCCGCCGCGCTCGGCACGCAGACCAACGGCTCGATCATCCGCCCGGCCGCGTACTGCGGCGTCGTGGGCTTCAAGCCGACGGTGGGGCTCGTGCCGTTCGACGGTGTGCACGTGTTCAGCCCGACGCTCGACACGCTCGGCACGTTCGCGCGCTCGGTCGTCGACACCGCGATCGTCGTGCACACGCTCGCACCGGCGATGCCGCGCGGGGTCGCGGCCTCGCGGCCGCCTCGCCTCGCGTTCATCCACCGCTTTCCCTGGACCGCCCCGGTCGAGGACGGCGGCGCGCTCGACCACGCCGCCAATCATCTGCGCCGCGCGGGCGCGGACGTCGTCGCGGCGGCCATGCCCGACGCGCTCGCGGATGGACGCGACGTGCACCGCGCGATCATGCTCTCCGAGGGCGCCCGTGCGCTCGGATCGTTGCAGTCGCGCGAACGCGCGCGGATGTCGGCGACGCTGAACGCGGGTCTCGACGAGGGCCGGACCGTCTCCGTCGAGGCGCACCTGCACGCGCTGGCCGCGCGCCGGGCGATGATCGCGGCGGCCGTGTCCTGGCTCGCGGACTACGACGCGCTGATGGCGCCGTCCGCGCCGTCGCCGGCGCCCGAAGGGCTCGCCGCGACCGGCGACCCGTCGTGCTGCACCTTCGCCTCGCTCATGGGCTTCCCGGCGATCACGATTCCGATCGGCCACGGCGCGAACGGGCTGCCGGTGGGCATGCAACTCGTCGCGCGCGGCGGCGAGGACGCGGCGCTCCTCGGCGTCGCCGCTTGGTGCGAGTCCCGGCTGCCGCGCTGGCGGGGGCTCGTGTGA
- a CDS encoding gamma-glutamylcyclotransferase, with product MTLSRSDLERGRMREIYAATIGAAYALDDHALDRSLAATLAERPKGAGWWVFAYGSLLWNPLFPVADAIPATVHGLHRRFCLRSLASRGTCERPGLVLGLERGGACRGVALRLPAALARDELRLLWRREMVVGSYRPVWVRARARGRTLVALTFAVQRDHPQYAALPLGRQADAIASAQGAFGSCCDYLARTREALAVHGIVDAYLERLATDVAARQRHSGVRGPSRA from the coding sequence GTGACGCTCTCCCGGAGCGACCTCGAACGTGGCCGCATGCGCGAGATCTACGCGGCGACGATCGGCGCTGCGTATGCGCTCGACGACCATGCGCTCGACAGGTCGCTCGCGGCGACGCTGGCGGAGCGGCCGAAGGGCGCGGGCTGGTGGGTGTTCGCCTACGGGTCGCTGCTGTGGAATCCGCTGTTTCCGGTCGCCGACGCAATACCCGCGACGGTGCACGGACTGCACCGGCGCTTCTGCCTGCGATCGCTCGCCTCGCGCGGCACATGCGAGCGCCCGGGCCTCGTGCTCGGCCTCGAGCGGGGCGGTGCGTGCCGCGGCGTCGCGCTTCGACTTCCCGCGGCGCTCGCCCGAGACGAACTCCGACTGCTGTGGCGGCGCGAGATGGTCGTCGGATCGTACCGGCCGGTGTGGGTGCGCGCCCGCGCGCGCGGGCGGACGTTGGTCGCGCTGACGTTCGCGGTGCAGCGCGACCACCCGCAGTACGCCGCGCTTCCGCTCGGACGGCAGGCCGACGCGATCGCGTCCGCGCAGGGCGCGTTCGGCAGCTGCTGCGACTACCTGGCGCGAACGCGCGAGGCGCTCGCCGTCCACGGCATCGTCGATGCCTACCTCGAGAGGCTCGCGACCGACGTGGCCGCGCGGCAGCGACACTCGGGCGTCCGGGGGCCTTCCCGGGCCTGA
- a CDS encoding sensor histidine kinase, with protein MRAPTSIRHRVLLSMAGVLLAVVVATAVIAWNVGVRMAADAYDRSLLDPAVALAGSVRGDADALRLELSVDARRALLFDESDRLAFQIRDARGHVVAGEADLPMVAVPVTPGDAMFHNVTWRGSRMRVASYRASNGLTVLVGETLNKRNRLVREVLVAALLPTLVVAVVALALVWGAVGRALAPLDRVRDDLLDRAPTNLEPLDTGGAPDEVKPAMRALNRLIDRLRLAVESQQRFVADAAHQLRTPLAGLRMQLELLRRRPHAPEVAAELEKMHAATIRASRLAHQLLALARAEGDAEAQGRMRPFDLYRLGDAAARDWAARAIERDIDLGFELEHAEVQGDEVMLRELLGNLIDNAIRYAPSGSVVTVRCGLEDGRPFLAVEDDGPGVPESARPRIFERFFRVDGSPGDGSGLGLAIVREVAGRHGASVELVTPPTGRGTAVIVRFAAIVPN; from the coding sequence ATGCGCGCGCCGACGTCGATTCGCCATCGGGTGCTGCTCTCGATGGCCGGCGTCCTGCTCGCGGTCGTGGTGGCGACCGCGGTCATCGCCTGGAACGTGGGCGTGCGCATGGCCGCCGACGCCTACGACCGGTCGCTGCTCGACCCCGCCGTCGCGCTCGCCGGCAGCGTCCGGGGGGACGCGGACGCATTGCGTCTCGAACTGTCCGTCGACGCGCGGCGAGCGCTGCTGTTCGACGAATCCGACCGGCTCGCCTTCCAGATCCGCGATGCGCGGGGCCACGTCGTCGCCGGCGAGGCCGACCTTCCGATGGTGGCCGTGCCCGTCACCCCGGGCGACGCGATGTTCCACAACGTGACCTGGCGCGGCAGCCGGATGCGCGTCGCGTCGTACCGGGCGAGCAACGGCCTCACGGTGCTGGTCGGCGAGACGCTCAACAAGCGCAACCGGCTGGTGCGCGAAGTGCTGGTCGCCGCCCTCCTGCCCACGCTCGTCGTCGCGGTCGTGGCCCTGGCGCTGGTGTGGGGTGCGGTCGGCCGCGCCCTCGCGCCGCTCGATCGCGTGCGCGACGACCTGCTGGACCGCGCGCCCACCAATCTCGAGCCGCTCGACACGGGCGGCGCGCCCGACGAGGTGAAGCCCGCCATGCGCGCGCTCAACCGCCTGATCGACCGGCTGAGGCTCGCCGTCGAGAGCCAGCAGCGCTTCGTCGCCGACGCGGCGCATCAGCTCCGCACGCCGCTCGCGGGCCTGCGGATGCAGCTCGAACTCCTGAGGCGTCGCCCGCACGCGCCCGAGGTGGCGGCAGAACTCGAGAAGATGCACGCCGCGACGATCCGCGCGTCGCGCCTCGCGCATCAGCTCCTCGCGCTCGCGCGCGCCGAGGGCGACGCCGAGGCCCAGGGCCGGATGCGTCCGTTCGATCTCTACCGCCTCGGCGATGCCGCGGCGCGCGACTGGGCCGCCCGCGCGATCGAGCGCGACATCGATCTCGGCTTCGAGCTCGAACACGCGGAAGTTCAGGGCGACGAGGTCATGTTGCGCGAGCTGCTCGGCAACCTGATCGACAACGCGATCCGCTATGCGCCGTCCGGCAGCGTCGTGACCGTCCGTTGCGGCCTCGAGGACGGCCGCCCGTTCCTCGCGGTCGAGGACGACGGCCCGGGCGTGCCGGAGTCCGCGCGGCCCAGAATCTTCGAGCGATTCTTCCGTGTCGATGGTTCGCCGGGCGACGGTTCGGGACTCGGCCTCGCGATCGTGCGCGAAGTCGCCGGCCGGCACGGCGCTTCGGTCGAACTCGTCACGCCCCCGACCGGCCGAGGAACCGCGGTGATCGTGCGCTTCGCCGCGATCGTGCCGAACTGA
- a CDS encoding response regulator transcription factor, with protein MRVLIAEDDPLLADGLARALGAAGHAPAVASAGDVADRIASGGAHDLIVLDVGLPGIDGFEVLRRLRARGDATRVMMLTARDAVEDRVHGLDLGADDYLTKPFSLDEFEARVRALLRRPEVPATPIVEIGAMHVDLAARRLKIHGNPVDLTTREWALLCMFLQHPGRVLSKDEIIEELCSQNEQVATNTVEVYVSRLRAKIEPAGVHLRTVRGFGYLWNNRPDGG; from the coding sequence ATGAGAGTGCTGATCGCCGAGGACGACCCGCTGCTCGCCGACGGCCTGGCCCGCGCGCTCGGCGCGGCCGGCCATGCCCCGGCGGTCGCCAGCGCAGGCGACGTCGCCGACCGGATCGCGAGCGGGGGCGCGCACGACCTCATCGTGCTCGACGTGGGCCTGCCCGGGATCGACGGGTTCGAGGTGTTGCGCCGCCTGCGCGCGCGCGGCGACGCCACGCGCGTCATGATGCTGACGGCACGCGACGCGGTCGAGGACCGTGTGCACGGCCTCGACCTCGGCGCGGACGACTACCTGACCAAGCCGTTCTCGCTCGACGAGTTCGAGGCGCGCGTGCGCGCGCTGCTCCGCCGCCCCGAGGTGCCGGCCACGCCGATCGTCGAGATCGGCGCGATGCACGTCGATCTCGCGGCCCGGCGGCTGAAGATCCACGGCAATCCGGTCGACCTCACCACGCGCGAGTGGGCGCTCCTGTGCATGTTCCTGCAGCACCCGGGGCGCGTCCTGTCCAAGGACGAGATCATCGAGGAACTGTGCAGCCAGAACGAGCAGGTCGCCACGAACACCGTCGAGGTGTACGTGTCGCGGCTCCGCGCGAAGATCGAGCCCGCCGGCGTCCACCTGCGCACCGTGCGCGGGTTCGGCTACCTCTGGAACAATCGCCCCGACGGGGGCTGA
- a CDS encoding pteridine reductase yields the protein MQDKVVLVTGGAKRVGAAICRRLHAAGARLMLHYRSSAGEARLLQAELNGTRADSVALIQADLLDLGKLPSIVDQTVLRFGRLDALVNNASSFYPTAMGEIEPVQWDDLMGTNVRAPLFLAQAAAAPLRKAQGAIVNISDIHAERPLRHYVVYSTAKAALAGLTRALARELAPEVRVNAIAPGPILWPDGDETFDEVSRQRIISHTPLRREGSPDDIARAAHFLLADAPYVTGETINVDGGRSIAIP from the coding sequence GTGCAGGACAAGGTCGTGCTGGTCACCGGCGGAGCGAAGCGCGTGGGCGCGGCGATCTGCCGCAGGCTGCACGCCGCGGGCGCGCGGCTGATGCTGCACTACCGGTCGTCCGCCGGCGAGGCCCGTCTGCTGCAGGCGGAACTCAACGGCACGCGCGCCGACTCGGTCGCGCTGATCCAGGCCGACCTGCTCGACCTGGGCAAGCTGCCCTCGATCGTCGACCAGACGGTGCTGCGCTTCGGCCGCCTCGACGCGCTGGTGAACAACGCGTCGAGCTTCTATCCGACGGCGATGGGCGAGATCGAACCCGTCCAGTGGGACGACCTGATGGGCACCAACGTCCGCGCGCCGCTCTTCCTCGCGCAGGCCGCCGCGGCTCCGTTGCGCAAGGCGCAGGGCGCGATCGTCAACATCAGCGACATCCATGCCGAGCGGCCGCTGCGCCACTACGTCGTGTATTCGACCGCGAAAGCGGCGCTCGCCGGACTCACGCGCGCGCTCGCGCGCGAACTCGCGCCCGAGGTCCGCGTGAACGCGATCGCCCCGGGCCCGATCCTGTGGCCGGACGGCGACGAGACCTTCGACGAGGTGTCGCGCCAGCGCATCATCTCGCACACGCCGCTCCGGCGCGAAGGCTCGCCCGACGACATCGCGCGCGCCGCGCACTTCCTGCTCGCGGACGCGCCCTACGTCACCGGCGAGACGATCAACGTCGACGGCGGCCGCTCCATCGCCATTCCGTGA
- a CDS encoding SAM-dependent methyltransferase, whose product MRTRRDPDTALPEPDADARAHAARVRAAIVSALEARGGFLPVRDYVELALHAPGLGYYAAGARKFGAAGDFTTAPEMTPLFGAALACQVARILEATEAREIVELGAGSGGLAIALLRELDRLDALPSRYAIVEPSPDLRERQQAAIVRDLPSWSRRVAWLDAPPPRIDGAILMNEVLDAVPPDVVARIGGRWHERGVTLDRHGNLALADRALADAALEALARERFPGSGDYASEIPRAAEALVEDLGRRLASGALVAIDYGFPRSEFYHPERSRGTMMAHYRHRATEDIFLWPGLADLTTHIDFTGVAEAGARAGLGVAGYASQAAFLIGCGILDRLAAAGDPSTPAYLREAGAVQQLLSPAEMGEIFKVIALERGEAIRWPGFALGDASYRL is encoded by the coding sequence ATGCGGACGCGACGCGATCCCGACACCGCGCTGCCCGAGCCGGACGCGGACGCCAGGGCGCACGCCGCGCGCGTGCGCGCGGCCATCGTCTCCGCGCTCGAGGCGCGCGGCGGCTTCCTGCCGGTGCGCGACTACGTGGAACTCGCGCTCCATGCGCCCGGCCTGGGCTACTACGCTGCGGGCGCTCGCAAGTTCGGCGCGGCGGGCGATTTCACGACCGCGCCGGAGATGACGCCGCTCTTCGGCGCCGCGCTGGCCTGCCAGGTCGCGCGGATCCTCGAGGCCACGGAAGCGCGCGAGATCGTCGAACTCGGCGCGGGCAGCGGAGGGCTCGCGATCGCGTTGCTGCGCGAACTCGACCGCCTGGACGCGCTGCCCTCCCGCTACGCGATCGTCGAGCCGAGCCCGGACCTGCGCGAACGCCAGCAGGCCGCGATCGTGCGCGACCTGCCGTCGTGGAGCCGCCGGGTCGCGTGGCTCGACGCGCCGCCCCCGCGCATCGACGGCGCGATCCTGATGAACGAAGTGCTCGACGCGGTGCCTCCCGACGTCGTGGCGCGCATCGGCGGGCGCTGGCACGAGCGCGGCGTGACGCTCGACCGGCATGGGAACCTGGCGCTCGCCGATCGCGCGCTCGCGGACGCGGCGCTCGAGGCGCTCGCGCGCGAGCGGTTCCCGGGTTCGGGCGACTACGCGAGCGAGATCCCGCGCGCGGCGGAGGCGCTGGTCGAGGATCTCGGACGCCGTCTCGCGAGCGGCGCGCTCGTGGCGATCGACTACGGATTTCCGCGCAGCGAGTTCTACCACCCCGAGCGCTCGCGCGGCACGATGATGGCCCACTACCGCCATCGTGCCACCGAGGACATCTTCCTCTGGCCGGGGCTCGCGGACCTCACCACGCACATCGACTTCACCGGCGTCGCGGAGGCCGGCGCGCGCGCCGGCCTGGGCGTCGCGGGCTACGCGTCGCAGGCAGCGTTCCTGATCGGCTGCGGGATCCTCGACCGCCTCGCGGCCGCAGGCGATCCTTCGACGCCTGCCTACCTGCGCGAAGCCGGAGCGGTACAGCAGTTGCTCTCGCCCGCGGAGATGGGCGAGATCTTCAAGGTGATCGCGCTCGAGCGCGGCGAAGCGATCCGCTGGCCGGGCTTCGCGCTGGGCGACGCGAGCTACCGGCTCTGA
- a CDS encoding amidohydrolase family protein — protein MDSHQHFWRLARGDYTWLTPALGAIHRDFGPDDLAPILARHGIARTILVQAAPTEAETRWLVEVARDTPFVAGVVGWTDFDAPDAAEAVGRLAGERALVGLRPMVQDIADDDWLARRDLAPVFDAMVAHGLVFDALVLPRHLTRLAAVVERHPGLQIVVDHGAKPRIREREIDAWRADLAAVASHPRVVCKLSGLVTEARSGDDAAELAPWIDALVDLFGPGRLLWGSDWPVVNLAGGYDRWRALTLRALDDLSPPQRAAVLGGNAARVYLGRPAAA, from the coding sequence ATCGATTCCCACCAGCACTTCTGGCGGCTCGCGCGCGGCGACTACACCTGGCTCACGCCCGCGCTCGGAGCGATCCACCGCGACTTCGGGCCGGACGACCTCGCGCCGATCCTCGCGCGCCACGGCATCGCGCGCACGATCCTCGTGCAGGCCGCGCCGACCGAGGCCGAGACGCGCTGGCTCGTCGAGGTCGCGCGGGACACGCCGTTCGTCGCGGGCGTCGTCGGCTGGACCGACTTCGACGCGCCCGATGCCGCGGAGGCGGTCGGACGGCTGGCCGGCGAGCGTGCGCTCGTGGGCCTGCGACCGATGGTGCAGGACATCGCGGACGACGACTGGCTCGCGCGGCGCGACCTCGCGCCGGTCTTCGATGCCATGGTCGCGCACGGACTCGTGTTCGACGCGCTGGTGCTGCCGCGCCATCTGACCCGACTCGCCGCGGTGGTCGAGCGCCATCCGGGTCTGCAGATCGTCGTCGATCATGGCGCGAAGCCGCGCATCCGCGAACGCGAGATCGACGCCTGGCGCGCGGACCTCGCGGCGGTCGCGTCGCACCCGCGGGTCGTCTGCAAGCTCTCGGGACTCGTCACCGAGGCGCGCTCCGGCGACGATGCCGCGGAGCTCGCGCCGTGGATCGACGCGCTCGTCGACCTGTTCGGGCCGGGCCGGCTCCTCTGGGGCAGCGACTGGCCGGTGGTGAACCTCGCCGGAGGCTACGACCGCTGGCGCGCACTCACGCTCCGCGCGCTCGACGACCTGTCGCCGCCGCAGCGCGCCGCGGTGCTGGGCGGCAACGCCGCGCGCGTCTACCTCGGCCGTCCGGCAGCCGCCTGA
- a CDS encoding aldo/keto reductase: protein MVAQAPPPPGIAVRSLGRRGPDVSTLGFGGAPLGDLYTALDDTDAIDTVVTALDAGVTLVDTSPLYGRGLSEHRIGTALRRRPGRRIVLSTKVGRVFAPAPAGVTRTEGYAGGLPHEGRFDYGYDGAMRSLEQSLLRLGVASVDIALVHDVDPWTHGDAALARAREALAGAWRALADLRAQRVVRAIGIGVNDAAVCAFFAREADLDCVLLAGRYSLLEQPALDDFLPLAAERGIGVLLGGVYNSGILATGAVEGARYNYRPAPPEVLARVAAIERVCATHGTALAHAALAFVLGHPAVSSVVLGAVSPGEVRRNADLFARPVPPALWADLKAARLLRDDAPVPA, encoded by the coding sequence ATGGTTGCGCAAGCCCCCCCGCCGCCCGGGATCGCGGTCCGCTCGCTCGGTCGCCGCGGGCCGGACGTGTCGACGCTGGGCTTCGGCGGCGCCCCGCTCGGCGACCTCTACACCGCGCTCGACGACACCGACGCGATCGACACGGTCGTCACCGCGCTCGACGCCGGCGTCACGCTCGTCGACACTTCGCCGCTGTACGGCCGGGGCCTCTCGGAGCACCGGATCGGCACCGCGCTGCGGCGGCGCCCGGGCCGCCGAATCGTGCTGTCGACGAAGGTCGGGCGGGTCTTCGCGCCCGCGCCGGCCGGCGTGACGCGCACCGAAGGCTACGCCGGAGGATTGCCGCACGAGGGGCGCTTCGACTACGGCTACGACGGTGCGATGCGCTCGCTCGAGCAGTCGCTGCTGCGGCTCGGCGTCGCCTCGGTCGATATCGCGCTCGTCCACGACGTCGATCCGTGGACGCACGGCGACGCGGCGCTCGCGCGGGCGCGCGAAGCGCTCGCCGGCGCATGGCGCGCGCTCGCCGACCTGCGCGCCCAGCGCGTGGTGCGCGCGATCGGCATCGGCGTGAATGACGCCGCGGTGTGCGCGTTCTTCGCGCGCGAGGCCGACCTCGACTGCGTGCTCCTCGCCGGACGCTACTCGCTGCTCGAGCAACCGGCCCTGGACGACTTCCTGCCGCTCGCGGCGGAACGCGGCATCGGCGTCCTGCTGGGCGGCGTCTACAACTCCGGGATCCTCGCGACCGGAGCGGTCGAGGGCGCGCGCTACAACTATCGTCCGGCACCGCCCGAGGTGCTCGCCCGGGTGGCGGCGATCGAGCGCGTTTGCGCGACGCACGGCACCGCGCTCGCGCACGCCGCGCTCGCGTTCGTGCTCGGCCACCCGGCCGTGTCGAGCGTCGTGCTCGGCGCGGTCTCGCCCGGCGAGGTGCGGCGCAACGCCGACCTGTTCGCCCGCCCGGTCCCGCCTGCGCTCTGGGCCGACCTCAAGGCCGCGCGGCTGTTGCGCGACGACGCCCCGGTGCCCGCGTGA
- a CDS encoding dihydrodipicolinate synthase family protein: MRAPDERFGLGVALVTPFAADGRVDLARLSAHARRCVDDGCSSITLFGTTGEGASLGMTERASMLGALARAGLDLATRVLAGVAASSIEDAAAQANQLFDAGGRGVLLAPPFYFKGVDDEGVYRWMASVIERCRSPRGVILYHIPQVTGVPLGSALVGRLARAFPGVVVGVKDSSGDWTSTERLLADHPDLHILVGDERLLARAVRHGGSGAINGFANFCASAVLPMVERGDEVPGITALVEILLRHPVTPGVKALVAHRYRDEGFVATAPPLLPLAAAARAELAQAFDRLVPGLR, encoded by the coding sequence ATGCGCGCCCCCGACGAGCGTTTCGGCCTCGGCGTCGCGCTCGTCACCCCCTTCGCCGCGGACGGCCGCGTCGATCTCGCACGGCTGTCGGCGCACGCGCGCCGCTGCGTCGACGACGGTTGTTCGTCGATCACGCTGTTCGGGACCACCGGCGAGGGCGCCTCGCTCGGCATGACGGAGCGTGCCTCGATGCTCGGCGCGCTCGCCAGGGCGGGCCTCGACCTCGCGACGCGCGTGCTGGCGGGCGTGGCCGCGTCCTCGATCGAGGACGCGGCGGCGCAGGCGAACCAGCTCTTCGACGCGGGCGGACGCGGCGTGCTGCTCGCGCCTCCGTTCTATTTCAAGGGCGTCGACGACGAGGGCGTCTACCGCTGGATGGCGTCGGTGATCGAGCGCTGTCGGTCCCCGCGCGGCGTGATTCTCTACCACATTCCGCAGGTCACCGGCGTGCCGCTCGGGTCGGCGCTCGTCGGGCGCCTCGCACGCGCGTTTCCCGGCGTGGTCGTCGGCGTGAAGGATTCGAGCGGCGACTGGACGTCCACCGAACGCCTGCTCGCCGACCATCCGGATCTTCACATCCTCGTCGGCGACGAGCGGCTCCTCGCGCGCGCGGTACGCCACGGCGGGTCGGGCGCCATCAACGGCTTCGCGAACTTCTGCGCGAGCGCCGTGCTGCCGATGGTCGAGCGCGGTGACGAGGTGCCGGGCATCACCGCGCTGGTCGAGATCCTGCTGCGCCATCCGGTGACGCCGGGAGTGAAGGCGCTGGTCGCGCACCGGTACCGCGACGAGGGCTTCGTCGCCACCGCGCCGCCGCTGCTCCCGCTCGCAGCCGCCGCGCGCGCCGAGCTCGCCCAGGCGTTCGATCGTCTCGTGCCGGGTCTGCGCTGA
- a CDS encoding GntR family transcriptional regulator, with the protein MKLRDQAYQRFTRGLLAREIRAGQFVSQRELTELTGMPLGAIRELIPRLEADGLIRTVPQRGMQVAQVDVRLIRDAFGFRIMIEREAAAQFALHAGDDAFRRLRDDHEAVLASAARGANAALIARAQAVDDGMHATIVDALGNGIVSNAWRVNQLKIRLIRQSETRLDADLVAPVMRVHLGVIDAIATRDPVRAAEAMEAHISASRDRALGLDVAPIPDASAGAVRARLHDPRAAAPRAIRGGRR; encoded by the coding sequence ATGAAGCTCCGCGACCAGGCCTACCAGCGCTTCACGCGCGGCCTGCTCGCCCGCGAGATCCGCGCCGGCCAGTTCGTGTCGCAGCGCGAACTGACCGAGCTGACCGGCATGCCGCTCGGCGCGATCCGCGAACTCATCCCGCGCCTCGAGGCCGACGGCCTGATCCGCACGGTCCCGCAGCGCGGCATGCAGGTGGCGCAGGTCGACGTGCGCCTGATCCGCGACGCCTTCGGATTCCGCATCATGATCGAGCGCGAGGCGGCCGCGCAGTTCGCGCTCCACGCCGGCGACGACGCGTTCCGTCGCCTGCGCGACGACCACGAAGCGGTGCTGGCCAGCGCCGCGAGAGGCGCGAACGCGGCGCTGATCGCGCGCGCGCAGGCGGTCGACGACGGCATGCACGCGACCATCGTCGACGCGCTCGGCAACGGCATCGTGTCGAACGCCTGGCGCGTCAACCAGTTGAAGATCCGCCTGATCCGCCAGAGCGAGACCCGGCTCGACGCCGACCTGGTCGCGCCGGTGATGCGCGTGCACCTGGGCGTGATCGACGCGATCGCGACGCGCGATCCGGTGCGTGCGGCAGAGGCGATGGAGGCGCACATCTCCGCGTCGCGCGACCGCGCGCTCGGGCTCGACGTCGCACCGATACCTGATGCATCCGCCGGGGCGGTCAGGGCCCGGCTCCATGACCCTCGCGCGGCCGCGCCGCGCGCCATTCGAGGAGGACGACGATGA